From one Macadamia integrifolia cultivar HAES 741 unplaced genomic scaffold, SCU_Mint_v3 scaffold_260A, whole genome shotgun sequence genomic stretch:
- the LOC122071548 gene encoding probable ATP-dependent RNA helicase ddx5 isoform X2, with translation MVKGEDAVRRKKNKVIRKRMQKDSSSVSARVAAIIAAKQRRKSGKRRMCEGMCFGLPTPEDPFNDRHGKKDFTSKKAKTVQSSQRDGGSVSKKDSGGRNPEKSEKREPNKETAINRKKGKNKSVASIRKEGQPQAAPSKPAKENAKLIGNVREIHAKNRGLYGSSDCPSKFLILCLNSIQNALLHDDTLNGNKDKHLLVNTWGFEFWKCGSAGLDILETTGTCSSTDQVAWMASTAADTIARKEKEGLSVGSPFLLFLVPSQEKAIKVRSVCKPLKSLGIHTVSVHPGASLEHQIHGLRSCEPEFLVSTPERLLELISSKAIDISGVSLLVVDGFEAFVEGKFLDNIKSIRQSISGDPQTVLFGNCFGHTSSSVVQDLLVGPISRLSLSNSIISQSACIVQSIHLSASEDGKLSEGIKILDQACSMHSLLQKVLFIVETDSTAQMLLTTVKAKGYPVLKDSISDGSQVANRSTLISVTDKEHLWATDIGEFDVIIVIDFFSSMDDYIKILTRMARHTVNGILHSFFSSENTPLAKPLIELLERCDQTVPIALMRLVCPEFVI, from the exons ATGGTGAAGGGCGAGGATGCAGTTCGGAGAAAGAAGAACAAGGTGATCCGTAAGAGGATGCAGAAGGACTCTTCATCTGTTTCTGCCCGCGTCGCTGCTATTATCGCCGCAAAACAACGCCGCAAGTCCGGCAAACGCCGCATGTGTGAG GGTATGTGTTTCGGTCTTCCTACTCCAGAGGATCCGTTCAATGACAGACACGGGAAGAAGGATTTCACCAGCAAGAAAGCCAAGACGGTACAGTCTTCCCAACGGGATGGAGGGTCTGTTTCTAAGAAGGATTCTGGCGGTAGGAATCCTGAGAAGTCAGAAAAGAGAGAACCCAATAAGGAGACGGCTATAAAtcgaaagaaagggaaaaacaaGTCGGTTGCATCAATTCGTAAGGAGGGCCAGCCTCAAGCAGCCCCTTCGAAACCAGCTAAAGAAAATGCTAAGCTCATTGGGAATGTTAGAGAGATTCACGCAAAAAACAGAGGGCTTTATGGAAGCTCAGATTGTCCATCTAAATTTCTTATTTTGTGCTTGAATTCCATACAAAATGCATTGCTGCATGATGATACCTTGAATGGCAATAAAGACAAGCATTTGTTGGTTAACACATGGGGATTTGAGTTCTGGAAATGTGGTTCTGCTGGATTAGATATACTTGAGACGACTGGAACTTGTTCTTCCACAGATCAGGTCGCGTGGATGGCCTCCACCGCAGCTGATACTATTgcgagaaaggagaaagaaggtcTATCTGTCGGTAGcccttttctcttatttcttgttCCATCACAAGAGAAAGCCATCAAG GTACGGTCAGTATGCAAACCACTTAAGTCTCTTGGAATACACACAGTTAGTGTACATCCTGGTGCGTCATTAGAGCATCAGATTCATGG GTTAAGGAGTTGTGAGCCTGAGTTTCTTGTTTCCACTCCTGAGAGGCTTTTAGAGCTTATTTCTTCGAAGGCTATTGACATATCTGGGGTCTCGTTATTG GTTGTAGATGGATTCGAAGCTTTTGTTGAGGGAAAATTTCTAGATAATATAAAATCCATTAGACAATCCATTTCTGGAGATCCCCAAACAGTACTTTTCGGTAATTGCTTTGGACATACCTCTTCTTCAGTCGTGCAAGATCTTTTGGTGGGACCAATCAGTCGATTATCTCTTAGCAACTCTATAATTAGTCAAAGTGCATGCATTGTTCAGTCCATACATTTATCTGCCTCAGAAGATGGAAAGCTATCAGAG GGCATTAAAATTTTAGATCAAGCATGCAGTATGCACTCATTGCTACAGAAGGTCCTATTTATAGTAGAAACAGATAGCACTGCCCAGATGTTACTTACTACTGTGAAGGCCAAGGGCTATCCTGTTTTGAAGGACTCAATTAGTGACGGTTCACAAGTAGCTAACAG GAGTACATTGATCTCAGTCACTGATAAGGAGCACCTTTGGGCAACAGATATAGGGGAATTTGATGTCATCATAGTTATTGATTTCTTTTCATCAATGGATGACTACATTAAGATCCTCACAAGGATGGCGCGCCACACAGTCAATGGCATATTGCATAGCTTCTTCAGCTCGGAAAACACACCACTTGCCAAACCATTGATCGAGCTACTTGAACGGTGTGATCAGACAGTGCCCATTGCTCTTATGAGACTTGTGTGCCCCGAATTCGTAATTTGA
- the LOC122071548 gene encoding probable ATP-dependent RNA helicase ddx5 isoform X1 has protein sequence MVKGEDAVRRKKNKVIRKRMQKDSSSVSARVAAIIAAKQRRKSGKRRMCEGMCFGLPTPEDPFNDRHGKKDFTSKKAKTVQSSQRDGGSVSKKDSGGRNPEKSEKREPNKETAINRKKGKNKSVASIRKEGQPQAAPSKPAKENAKLIGNVREIHAKNRGLYGSSDCPSKFLILCLNSIQNALLHDDTLNGNKDKHLLVNTWGFEFWKCGSAGLDILETTGTCSSTDQVAWMASTAADTIARKEKEGLSVGSPFLLFLVPSQEKAIKVRSVCKPLKSLGIHTVSVHPGASLEHQIHGLRSCEPEFLVSTPERLLELISSKAIDISGVSLLVVDGFEAFVEGKFLDNIKSIRQSISGDPQTVLFGNCFGHTSSSVVQDLLVGPISRLSLSNSIISQSACIVQSIHLSASEDGKLSEGIKILDQACSMHSLLQKVLFIVETDSTAQMLLTTVKAKGYPVLKDSISDGSQVANSDRSTLISVTDKEHLWATDIGEFDVIIVIDFFSSMDDYIKILTRMARHTVNGILHSFFSSENTPLAKPLIELLERCDQTVPIALMRLVCPEFVI, from the exons ATGGTGAAGGGCGAGGATGCAGTTCGGAGAAAGAAGAACAAGGTGATCCGTAAGAGGATGCAGAAGGACTCTTCATCTGTTTCTGCCCGCGTCGCTGCTATTATCGCCGCAAAACAACGCCGCAAGTCCGGCAAACGCCGCATGTGTGAG GGTATGTGTTTCGGTCTTCCTACTCCAGAGGATCCGTTCAATGACAGACACGGGAAGAAGGATTTCACCAGCAAGAAAGCCAAGACGGTACAGTCTTCCCAACGGGATGGAGGGTCTGTTTCTAAGAAGGATTCTGGCGGTAGGAATCCTGAGAAGTCAGAAAAGAGAGAACCCAATAAGGAGACGGCTATAAAtcgaaagaaagggaaaaacaaGTCGGTTGCATCAATTCGTAAGGAGGGCCAGCCTCAAGCAGCCCCTTCGAAACCAGCTAAAGAAAATGCTAAGCTCATTGGGAATGTTAGAGAGATTCACGCAAAAAACAGAGGGCTTTATGGAAGCTCAGATTGTCCATCTAAATTTCTTATTTTGTGCTTGAATTCCATACAAAATGCATTGCTGCATGATGATACCTTGAATGGCAATAAAGACAAGCATTTGTTGGTTAACACATGGGGATTTGAGTTCTGGAAATGTGGTTCTGCTGGATTAGATATACTTGAGACGACTGGAACTTGTTCTTCCACAGATCAGGTCGCGTGGATGGCCTCCACCGCAGCTGATACTATTgcgagaaaggagaaagaaggtcTATCTGTCGGTAGcccttttctcttatttcttgttCCATCACAAGAGAAAGCCATCAAG GTACGGTCAGTATGCAAACCACTTAAGTCTCTTGGAATACACACAGTTAGTGTACATCCTGGTGCGTCATTAGAGCATCAGATTCATGG GTTAAGGAGTTGTGAGCCTGAGTTTCTTGTTTCCACTCCTGAGAGGCTTTTAGAGCTTATTTCTTCGAAGGCTATTGACATATCTGGGGTCTCGTTATTG GTTGTAGATGGATTCGAAGCTTTTGTTGAGGGAAAATTTCTAGATAATATAAAATCCATTAGACAATCCATTTCTGGAGATCCCCAAACAGTACTTTTCGGTAATTGCTTTGGACATACCTCTTCTTCAGTCGTGCAAGATCTTTTGGTGGGACCAATCAGTCGATTATCTCTTAGCAACTCTATAATTAGTCAAAGTGCATGCATTGTTCAGTCCATACATTTATCTGCCTCAGAAGATGGAAAGCTATCAGAG GGCATTAAAATTTTAGATCAAGCATGCAGTATGCACTCATTGCTACAGAAGGTCCTATTTATAGTAGAAACAGATAGCACTGCCCAGATGTTACTTACTACTGTGAAGGCCAAGGGCTATCCTGTTTTGAAGGACTCAATTAGTGACGGTTCACAAGTAGCTAACAG TGACAGGAGTACATTGATCTCAGTCACTGATAAGGAGCACCTTTGGGCAACAGATATAGGGGAATTTGATGTCATCATAGTTATTGATTTCTTTTCATCAATGGATGACTACATTAAGATCCTCACAAGGATGGCGCGCCACACAGTCAATGGCATATTGCATAGCTTCTTCAGCTCGGAAAACACACCACTTGCCAAACCATTGATCGAGCTACTTGAACGGTGTGATCAGACAGTGCCCATTGCTCTTATGAGACTTGTGTGCCCCGAATTCGTAATTTGA